A section of the Ruania halotolerans genome encodes:
- a CDS encoding DUF5979 domain-containing protein codes for MLSATNPLPRSVRRALAGFLALLLTAGAVLAGTLPAGADPGDPQYLSVDKRVSSESISVDEPFTYTIVVDCSEATCLEAHLQDQFPPELEGYALQNLSITPSATDVPREVTWTVDGVETAQPSVVTADTVLDVSFQEPGTNPEGTGLEFGTRVTVSITLQAPEKNPGSYEFTNTATTEASNSNPDSSEATTTLIVPSVLDVDVSKDWAPAEEAFAPGAESVISLGVTNTSNGPVETLTIQEPQIAEDGATSLDASNPFTLTDLSDFSATMPSGAEQAQVDVYLLQSDGSYGWEQGTPDATPALPVGVDPGDIAGIRITYTGAAIERQASSAVELGLALRETHRDTDEDLSLATHTVENTTVGSAAVADRDPATATADATYTVTPPALGVETSKSITPGRIAAGDSAEATLTGTNASDVPVAELCLADLDYFTADLTFDGFTAAPSWPAGATTAEVVYYPLDGSDPVTVAFADGETPADPATAISGFELVFTADAPGIETGASTSADFTIGSTEAAVATGQTLPTTNTVDAAITTFNERTAEATDDADLILVAPAVEVELTKTIRPAATVAPGEDVVTELRSNLTTTSDYITATQIVVEDSFTDDGGFWDAFNVSSMAPTQVPSNTDLTVEVQLPDGSWTSVAVFDAQAGPFLASLTAAEIAAELPGGVTAEDLTGIRFTFDNADGFAADTTVTPYVVSTAREELRSGGAITEDGREVENLASTTGTGETEAGTPLTDTETDVDSATVAPDPGGPGPGVGIDKRWDRATIPAQTDQQAGTTLAWRVSPGYEDVVISDPATPVPGDVAETVYDAFDLVQLDPIAGDDEPYSNGWFLTYDTIAAVELYDGTSWQTVTEPAEGWQSNGAFVGYTLTADQQATTVAMRITLEENTAAREAAATSGDAYDPYAPAPGTGVATSSADRSFDLTWQLRDTLRSDDGSWVTDDAVYNTGEAGVVNNTTSVTGTPIGGGDPATDTDDAVITITTTPPGVQVNKSVDPTSELYVPMEGTVEPGDYPTATFTLTARNDSVTPASYVRMMDPPACTDAEDISVCQSAGTEAGALEDPFTADIDWLREGSPFDRFDLTGLTISASIADQVDLGESIVWLLHEDGGAYSTSQLTADEANALSADDLADVVGISVTYTGSDLATITSDNALTVELGTQLRPTLRSTGEAQVLAANDHQQVPNRVFAQSYDPLMNDGALTGANASAAVGITGGDINVSPAKSVSPDALTEPTRNEEITVTLGADQGTDPVSTLAPAEVRLTDDVTGSPDFWNTFDLTGLGEITAPEGADQVRIDLYGPFGTDGELAWTTSEFTSIDAAALPDVDLAQVQGVQFAFSRADGEFFSDEVPAPGWSADAAITVQLRDTYRDSGEPVLLEGEVTNTVTVISDRLNGESSEAKATAAVISLSEGTAELEVNKLANDGNRTATVGDLVPWDLTLHNSGSGYLDLTHVRDVLPVHLAYLGDDPEYTADADGSLSDDVTLTQDGQDLVFTWPEGENRMLPGETFTIRVLLELQPGLSEGERATNTMIAHTVQTLERCENVNSGGSTTGDWAEDATTCGATDYVQPAQGTNLYTVKGVRGALEGAHHSSSVDRLCTPTLTATGGDYYRAPCAANSVIGGTDDWVLRTVNAGTTDITEMVVFDQLPVPGDSSLVAGTDRGSVYRPQLLEDLLVTAPEGTETVIEVTTSDDVCVGTWSEVTTTDPCTANGEEWTELTEGTDLSQVSGLRIWLDFSATADGALVPGQGVDVTYSSENLPASDADASGAPVDVPVSDTYAWNQFGVKYQVAGESRYERLAPSNVGVHLRTGSLEVLKDVTGPAAGYAAQEFLADLVCTVEGVELNMDEYATFTLVDGESVRVDGIPLGSECTVTEQGDVGEFGETSRDPGSVTLDITEVTGTEGEVPAAQLAQLGNDYQFAGLSVTKQVDTEATTGELGPFDFTLTCTTALGAPVTFGDDENELTFTLADGDTYVAPENTIPVGAECLLTETDAAQDEVVIVGTNVTDNGDGSATIAVDTTGAEVQVTNGYDAGVLTVAKVADGAGAEMYGAGPFGFDAVCTYDGQSLLEESFELAAGAERSFGTFPAGTECIVTETATGGANATALEPADGVVTIVGPESEEENVGTVGVSATNTFELGELAIEKVVDGPGAELYGAGPFTAQAVCTWDRDGETVTVDLPNEGLVQLSAANGYASTVGDLPVGASCVVTEVADGGATATQIVPADGVVTVGDEPAVVTLTNTFEVTSLTVTKQIEGEADAEARFAVGLVCTWMADGEQREVNIPGGAVRELVAPDQLTVTFEDLPIDADCVLTESETGGADSTAITVTSAGEEVTTEGTSAELTALADAGAAATVTNVFDPAPDTDPGDSDDLPGTGTTVLWLVGAAVLLLLIGGLLLMLRRRRNA; via the coding sequence GTGCTGAGCGCGACCAACCCATTGCCACGCAGCGTCCGAAGGGCGTTGGCGGGTTTCCTCGCCCTCCTCCTCACTGCCGGGGCGGTGCTCGCCGGCACGCTACCGGCCGGCGCGGATCCGGGCGACCCGCAGTATCTCTCCGTGGACAAGCGGGTCAGCTCCGAGTCGATCTCGGTGGACGAGCCGTTCACGTACACCATCGTGGTCGACTGCTCCGAGGCGACCTGCCTTGAGGCGCATCTGCAGGACCAGTTCCCGCCGGAGCTCGAGGGCTATGCGCTGCAGAACCTGTCCATCACTCCCTCGGCCACCGACGTCCCGCGTGAGGTCACGTGGACGGTTGACGGCGTCGAGACCGCGCAGCCCAGCGTGGTCACCGCCGACACTGTGCTCGATGTCAGCTTCCAAGAGCCCGGCACCAACCCGGAAGGGACCGGACTGGAGTTCGGCACCCGGGTGACTGTCAGCATCACTCTGCAGGCCCCGGAGAAGAACCCCGGCAGCTATGAGTTCACCAACACCGCGACCACGGAAGCGTCCAACTCCAACCCGGACTCCTCCGAGGCCACCACGACCCTGATCGTCCCCTCCGTGCTCGACGTCGACGTCAGCAAGGACTGGGCGCCCGCCGAGGAGGCCTTCGCGCCCGGTGCGGAGTCCGTGATCAGTCTCGGCGTGACGAACACCTCCAACGGGCCGGTGGAGACGCTCACCATCCAGGAGCCGCAGATCGCCGAGGACGGCGCCACGTCGCTCGACGCGAGCAACCCGTTCACCCTCACCGACCTGTCCGACTTCTCGGCGACCATGCCCTCCGGTGCCGAGCAGGCGCAGGTGGACGTCTACCTGCTGCAGTCGGACGGCAGCTATGGCTGGGAGCAGGGCACCCCGGATGCCACCCCGGCCCTCCCGGTCGGCGTCGACCCCGGAGACATCGCCGGTATCCGTATCACCTACACCGGTGCAGCCATAGAACGGCAGGCGAGCTCCGCCGTCGAACTCGGCCTGGCACTGCGCGAGACCCACCGGGACACCGATGAGGACCTCTCCCTTGCCACGCACACGGTCGAGAACACGACCGTCGGCAGCGCCGCCGTCGCCGACCGCGACCCGGCCACCGCCACCGCCGACGCCACCTACACCGTGACCCCGCCGGCGCTCGGCGTGGAGACCAGCAAGTCCATCACCCCGGGTCGGATCGCTGCCGGCGACAGCGCCGAGGCTACTCTCACCGGCACGAACGCCTCCGACGTACCGGTCGCCGAACTGTGCCTGGCCGACCTCGACTACTTCACTGCCGATCTCACCTTCGACGGATTCACCGCCGCTCCCAGCTGGCCGGCAGGCGCCACCACCGCCGAGGTGGTCTACTACCCGCTGGACGGCTCAGACCCCGTCACGGTCGCGTTTGCCGACGGCGAGACCCCAGCCGACCCGGCCACGGCGATCTCCGGTTTCGAACTGGTATTCACCGCAGACGCCCCCGGGATCGAGACGGGCGCGAGCACGAGCGCCGACTTCACCATCGGCTCCACCGAGGCCGCCGTGGCCACCGGTCAGACGCTGCCCACCACGAACACCGTGGATGCCGCCATCACCACCTTCAATGAGCGCACCGCCGAGGCCACTGACGACGCCGACCTGATCCTGGTGGCGCCCGCCGTGGAGGTCGAGCTCACCAAGACGATCCGCCCGGCGGCCACTGTGGCACCCGGTGAGGACGTCGTCACCGAACTGCGCTCGAACCTGACCACCACCTCGGACTACATCACGGCCACCCAGATCGTGGTGGAGGACTCCTTCACCGATGACGGCGGGTTCTGGGACGCCTTCAATGTCAGCTCAATGGCGCCCACCCAGGTGCCGAGCAACACCGACTTGACCGTCGAGGTGCAGTTGCCGGACGGCAGCTGGACCTCCGTGGCCGTCTTTGACGCCCAGGCCGGTCCGTTCCTCGCCTCGCTCACCGCCGCCGAGATCGCCGCGGAACTCCCCGGCGGTGTGACCGCCGAGGACCTCACCGGCATCCGGTTCACCTTCGACAACGCCGACGGCTTCGCCGCCGACACGACGGTGACCCCCTACGTGGTCTCCACGGCCCGCGAGGAGTTGCGTTCCGGTGGAGCGATCACCGAGGACGGTAGGGAGGTGGAGAACCTCGCCAGCACCACCGGCACCGGTGAGACCGAGGCAGGGACCCCGCTCACCGACACCGAGACGGACGTCGACTCGGCCACTGTGGCCCCGGACCCGGGTGGTCCGGGACCGGGCGTTGGCATCGACAAGCGCTGGGACCGGGCCACTATCCCGGCCCAGACCGATCAGCAGGCCGGCACCACCCTCGCCTGGCGGGTCTCGCCGGGCTACGAGGACGTCGTCATCAGCGATCCCGCAACCCCGGTCCCGGGCGATGTCGCCGAGACCGTGTATGACGCGTTCGACCTGGTGCAGCTCGACCCGATTGCCGGTGACGACGAGCCGTACAGCAACGGGTGGTTCCTGACATACGACACGATCGCCGCCGTCGAGCTCTACGACGGCACCAGCTGGCAAACGGTCACCGAACCGGCTGAGGGCTGGCAGTCCAACGGCGCCTTCGTGGGCTACACCCTCACGGCCGATCAGCAGGCCACCACGGTGGCGATGCGGATCACCCTGGAGGAGAATACCGCCGCCCGCGAGGCCGCGGCCACCTCCGGTGACGCCTACGATCCGTATGCCCCGGCCCCGGGCACCGGCGTGGCCACCAGCAGCGCCGACCGTTCCTTCGACCTGACCTGGCAGCTGCGGGACACGCTCCGCTCCGACGACGGCTCCTGGGTGACTGACGACGCCGTCTACAACACGGGTGAGGCCGGCGTGGTGAACAACACCACCAGCGTGACTGGCACACCGATCGGCGGCGGCGACCCCGCCACCGACACCGATGACGCGGTGATCACCATCACCACCACCCCGCCCGGGGTGCAGGTGAACAAGAGCGTGGACCCGACCAGCGAGCTCTACGTGCCGATGGAAGGCACGGTCGAGCCTGGTGACTACCCGACGGCGACGTTCACCCTCACCGCCCGCAACGACTCCGTAACGCCCGCCTCCTACGTGCGGATGATGGACCCACCGGCATGCACCGACGCCGAGGACATCTCCGTCTGCCAGAGTGCCGGGACCGAAGCCGGCGCCCTTGAGGATCCGTTCACCGCAGACATCGACTGGTTGCGGGAGGGGAGCCCGTTCGACCGGTTCGACCTCACCGGTCTGACCATCTCCGCGAGCATCGCGGACCAGGTGGATCTCGGGGAGAGCATCGTCTGGTTGCTGCATGAGGACGGTGGTGCGTACAGCACCTCGCAGCTGACTGCGGACGAAGCGAACGCGCTCAGCGCAGACGATCTGGCAGATGTGGTCGGCATCAGCGTGACCTACACGGGTTCGGACCTGGCGACGATCACCTCCGATAACGCCCTGACCGTGGAGCTCGGCACTCAGCTGCGCCCCACCCTGCGGTCAACGGGTGAGGCGCAGGTGCTCGCCGCCAACGACCACCAGCAGGTTCCGAACCGGGTGTTCGCCCAGTCCTACGACCCGTTGATGAATGACGGCGCACTCACCGGTGCGAACGCCAGCGCGGCCGTGGGCATCACCGGCGGGGACATCAACGTGAGCCCGGCCAAGTCCGTCTCGCCGGACGCACTCACCGAGCCCACCCGGAACGAGGAGATCACGGTCACCCTGGGTGCCGATCAGGGCACCGATCCGGTGAGCACACTCGCCCCGGCCGAGGTGCGGCTGACCGACGACGTGACCGGCTCGCCCGACTTCTGGAACACCTTCGATCTGACTGGACTCGGTGAGATCACCGCACCGGAGGGCGCGGACCAGGTGCGCATCGACCTGTACGGGCCGTTCGGCACCGACGGTGAACTCGCCTGGACCACCAGCGAGTTCACCAGCATCGACGCCGCCGCGCTGCCGGATGTGGACCTCGCCCAGGTGCAAGGCGTCCAGTTCGCCTTCTCGCGCGCCGACGGGGAGTTCTTCTCCGACGAGGTGCCGGCGCCGGGCTGGTCGGCCGACGCGGCCATCACCGTGCAACTGCGGGACACCTACCGCGACTCCGGTGAACCCGTACTCCTTGAGGGCGAGGTGACCAACACCGTCACCGTGATCAGTGATCGACTGAACGGGGAGAGCTCGGAGGCCAAGGCGACGGCCGCCGTCATCAGCCTGAGTGAGGGGACCGCCGAACTCGAGGTGAACAAGCTCGCCAACGACGGTAACCGCACGGCGACTGTGGGCGATCTGGTGCCATGGGATCTGACGCTGCACAACTCCGGCAGCGGCTATCTGGACCTGACCCACGTGCGGGATGTTCTCCCGGTGCATCTCGCCTACCTCGGTGATGACCCGGAGTACACCGCCGACGCCGACGGTTCGCTCAGCGACGACGTCACCCTCACCCAGGACGGCCAGGACCTGGTCTTCACCTGGCCCGAGGGCGAGAACCGGATGCTGCCGGGGGAGACGTTCACCATCCGGGTACTCCTGGAGCTGCAGCCAGGCCTGAGTGAGGGCGAACGGGCCACGAACACGATGATCGCGCACACGGTACAGACCCTGGAGCGGTGCGAGAACGTGAACTCCGGCGGTTCCACCACCGGCGACTGGGCGGAGGATGCCACCACCTGTGGCGCCACCGACTACGTTCAGCCGGCGCAGGGGACCAACCTGTACACCGTCAAGGGAGTACGGGGCGCGCTCGAGGGAGCCCACCACAGCTCCTCGGTGGACCGCCTCTGCACGCCGACCCTGACGGCCACCGGTGGTGACTACTACCGGGCGCCGTGCGCGGCGAACAGCGTGATCGGCGGCACGGACGACTGGGTGCTGCGCACAGTGAATGCCGGTACCACGGACATCACCGAGATGGTCGTCTTCGACCAGCTGCCGGTGCCCGGGGACAGTTCACTGGTGGCCGGGACCGACCGCGGCTCGGTGTACCGGCCGCAGTTGCTCGAGGACCTCCTGGTGACTGCACCTGAAGGGACCGAGACGGTCATCGAGGTGACCACCAGTGACGACGTGTGCGTCGGCACCTGGTCCGAGGTCACCACGACTGACCCGTGCACCGCCAACGGTGAAGAGTGGACCGAGTTGACCGAAGGCACCGACCTCTCCCAGGTCAGCGGACTGCGGATCTGGCTGGACTTCAGCGCCACGGCCGATGGTGCGCTCGTCCCCGGCCAGGGCGTGGACGTGACCTACTCCAGCGAGAACCTCCCGGCCAGCGATGCTGACGCATCGGGTGCCCCGGTGGATGTGCCCGTATCCGACACCTACGCCTGGAATCAGTTCGGTGTGAAGTACCAGGTGGCAGGGGAGAGCCGTTACGAGCGGCTCGCTCCGTCCAACGTGGGCGTGCATCTGCGGACCGGCTCATTGGAGGTACTCAAGGACGTGACCGGCCCAGCCGCCGGCTATGCCGCGCAGGAGTTCCTCGCCGATCTGGTCTGCACGGTCGAGGGAGTCGAGCTGAACATGGACGAGTACGCCACGTTCACCCTGGTCGACGGCGAGTCCGTGCGGGTGGACGGGATCCCGCTGGGATCGGAGTGCACCGTGACCGAACAGGGTGACGTGGGCGAGTTCGGTGAGACCAGCCGTGACCCGGGTTCAGTCACACTCGACATCACCGAGGTGACCGGTACGGAGGGCGAGGTTCCCGCCGCTCAGCTGGCGCAGCTGGGCAACGACTACCAGTTCGCCGGCCTCAGCGTGACCAAACAGGTGGACACCGAGGCCACTACCGGTGAGCTCGGGCCGTTCGACTTCACCCTGACCTGCACCACGGCGTTGGGTGCTCCCGTTACCTTCGGTGACGACGAGAACGAGCTGACCTTCACCCTCGCCGACGGCGACACATACGTGGCGCCGGAGAACACCATCCCGGTCGGGGCCGAGTGCCTGCTCACCGAGACCGACGCCGCCCAGGATGAGGTGGTGATCGTGGGCACCAATGTCACCGACAACGGCGACGGTTCAGCCACCATTGCGGTGGACACCACCGGTGCCGAGGTGCAGGTGACCAACGGATACGACGCCGGTGTGCTCACCGTGGCCAAGGTGGCCGACGGTGCGGGAGCCGAGATGTACGGCGCCGGGCCGTTCGGCTTCGACGCGGTCTGCACCTACGACGGGCAGAGCTTGCTGGAGGAATCCTTCGAGCTGGCAGCCGGTGCGGAGCGCTCGTTCGGCACGTTCCCGGCCGGCACCGAGTGCATCGTGACCGAGACCGCTACCGGTGGGGCGAACGCCACGGCGCTCGAGCCTGCCGACGGCGTGGTCACCATTGTGGGGCCGGAGTCCGAGGAGGAGAACGTGGGCACCGTGGGCGTGAGCGCCACGAACACGTTCGAACTCGGTGAACTCGCCATTGAGAAGGTGGTGGACGGACCGGGTGCTGAGCTCTACGGTGCGGGCCCGTTCACCGCGCAGGCCGTGTGCACCTGGGACCGTGACGGTGAGACTGTGACGGTGGACCTGCCGAACGAGGGCCTGGTGCAGCTCAGCGCCGCCAACGGTTACGCCTCCACCGTGGGCGATCTCCCGGTCGGTGCCAGCTGTGTGGTCACCGAGGTGGCCGACGGCGGAGCCACCGCTACGCAGATCGTCCCGGCTGATGGTGTGGTCACCGTGGGTGACGAGCCCGCAGTCGTCACGCTGACCAACACCTTCGAGGTCACGTCATTGACGGTGACCAAGCAGATCGAGGGTGAGGCGGACGCGGAGGCGAGGTTCGCCGTCGGGCTGGTGTGCACGTGGATGGCCGATGGTGAGCAGCGTGAGGTGAACATCCCTGGAGGTGCGGTGCGTGAGCTCGTGGCGCCGGACCAGTTGACGGTGACCTTCGAGGACCTGCCAATCGACGCCGACTGTGTGCTGACCGAGTCCGAGACCGGTGGTGCGGATTCGACCGCGATCACCGTGACCAGCGCTGGTGAGGAGGTCACCACTGAGGGCACCTCGGCGGAGTTGACCGCGCTCGCAGATGCGGGCGCGGCGGCGACCGTGACGAACGTGTTCGACCCGGCGCCGGACACCGATCCAGGTGACAGTGACGATCTGCCGGGCACCGGCACCACTGTGTTGTGGCTGGTGGGCGCTGCTGTGCTGCTGCTCCTGATCGGTGGCCTCCTGCTGATGCTGCGCCGCCGACGAAACGCCTGA
- a CDS encoding discoidin domain-containing protein: protein MRERTRRVSGSRRAAGAGVILALMGSLLTAVAAPAFAADPTSVESYALEGTVNLAPEGLVTVSSSQGGASPDVLNDGASGHPELGVWVADDTGVDAGGWVQIDLPRESELSRVVVFPRGDPGFYGVYYPIDFTVSVLDAEGETVAEQRVVHDDSPEAVVTEPDVVDFDEPVTGVAVRIDVTTRQSREGGILQFSEIAAFGVAQEGPDYQPAGTDNLSVTSSVIASSSYEQPGESWAARFAIDGDTGRTSGWSTDPYARVQDPSTSASLQLQLQCESDLSRVVVFPREKSFPRDYRIEISDDASTWTTVAESLENAPDESEPQVFDLAEEPSARYVRLFVDTRNGPAGVDGYLVQLAEIAVYGQGASCVNQVKPALLLEPGTSDDTWFADTTEDAVYEVSSSAPEVATVAADGTITAVAPGQATITLVAGEATLTVPVEVAADVERIGDDFAITVFWAPLPEYVNDEQYDYLAEAGIDIVQASQLTATREVNLEMARLSHERGMQTIVQDQAATGSFTTWSEQEAGEWAQSYTNVPGVGGFYLIDEPADATQYATAFNGIRDAAPEYYPHLNFFPYGYYGGADQSDAAMRAWLDATAPHAIDEPDYLMYDLYPFLIEGTNFEGLFTNLDTVREVGLEYDIKTAMYLQSVGIPGAYRRTNPTEITYEANLAMAYGYKQLSYFTWWTPTDRGEPFTDAIMTADGQPTDLYAPVQELNAQIHALGPTLMRLDALEVYLAGNTHGQRPVPEDFFVQPQSEGDMVLSHMVDRTNGDDYLFVVNNSFTESHAAELAFTDPQTRLQEVSRIDGSLGARVTLAPDADAPAVLERDLQPGEGVLFRIASDDPVDPVDPTDPPTEEPTDPPAEDPTAVPTDPPGEEDTPGGVAGDGPNGELPATGADDSWSLVALAAMVMAGGVLLVRREQVFRRAG from the coding sequence ATGCGGGAGCGAACCCGACGGGTGTCCGGATCGAGGAGAGCGGCAGGAGCAGGGGTGATCCTTGCCCTCATGGGCTCCCTGCTCACGGCTGTGGCTGCGCCCGCGTTCGCCGCCGACCCGACCTCGGTGGAGTCCTATGCGCTCGAAGGGACAGTCAACCTCGCCCCGGAGGGCCTCGTGACGGTGAGCAGCTCCCAGGGCGGGGCCTCGCCGGACGTCCTCAACGACGGCGCCTCGGGCCACCCGGAACTGGGTGTCTGGGTCGCCGACGACACCGGCGTCGACGCCGGTGGATGGGTCCAGATCGACCTGCCGCGCGAGTCCGAGCTCTCCCGCGTCGTCGTCTTCCCGCGGGGCGACCCAGGGTTCTACGGCGTCTACTACCCGATCGACTTCACCGTCAGCGTGCTCGACGCCGAAGGTGAGACCGTCGCTGAGCAGCGCGTCGTCCACGATGACAGCCCGGAGGCGGTCGTCACCGAGCCCGACGTCGTCGACTTCGACGAGCCGGTCACCGGTGTCGCGGTCCGTATCGATGTGACGACCAGGCAGTCCCGGGAGGGCGGGATCCTGCAGTTCTCCGAGATCGCCGCCTTCGGCGTCGCACAGGAAGGGCCCGACTACCAGCCGGCGGGCACCGACAACCTCTCGGTGACCTCCTCGGTGATCGCCTCCTCCAGCTATGAGCAGCCGGGGGAGTCCTGGGCGGCACGCTTCGCCATCGACGGTGACACCGGCCGGACCAGCGGGTGGAGCACCGACCCCTACGCGCGCGTCCAGGACCCGAGCACCAGCGCCAGCCTGCAGCTGCAGTTGCAGTGCGAGTCGGATCTGTCCCGCGTGGTCGTCTTCCCCCGGGAGAAGTCCTTCCCCCGCGACTACCGCATCGAGATCTCCGACGATGCCTCCACCTGGACGACCGTGGCCGAGAGCCTGGAGAACGCGCCGGACGAGTCCGAGCCGCAGGTCTTCGATCTGGCGGAGGAGCCCTCGGCCCGCTACGTGCGGCTGTTCGTGGACACCCGCAACGGCCCCGCCGGCGTGGACGGCTACCTCGTCCAGCTCGCCGAGATCGCCGTCTACGGCCAGGGCGCGAGCTGCGTGAACCAGGTCAAGCCGGCGCTGCTGCTGGAGCCGGGAACGAGCGACGACACCTGGTTCGCCGACACCACCGAGGACGCGGTGTACGAGGTCTCCTCCTCGGCGCCGGAGGTCGCCACGGTCGCTGCCGATGGCACGATCACCGCGGTCGCGCCGGGGCAGGCGACTATCACGCTGGTGGCCGGTGAGGCCACGCTGACCGTGCCGGTCGAAGTCGCAGCCGACGTCGAACGCATCGGCGACGACTTCGCCATCACCGTCTTCTGGGCGCCGCTACCCGAGTACGTCAACGACGAGCAGTACGACTACCTGGCCGAGGCCGGGATCGACATCGTGCAGGCCTCGCAGCTGACCGCCACCCGGGAGGTCAACCTGGAGATGGCTCGCCTCTCGCACGAGCGGGGGATGCAGACCATCGTCCAGGACCAGGCCGCCACCGGATCGTTCACCACCTGGTCGGAGCAGGAGGCGGGGGAGTGGGCGCAGAGCTACACCAACGTGCCCGGTGTGGGTGGCTTCTACCTCATCGACGAACCGGCGGACGCGACGCAATACGCCACCGCGTTCAATGGGATCCGCGATGCGGCACCCGAGTACTACCCCCACCTCAACTTCTTTCCCTACGGCTACTACGGCGGCGCCGATCAGAGTGACGCCGCGATGCGGGCGTGGCTCGATGCCACCGCGCCGCACGCGATCGACGAGCCGGACTACCTGATGTACGACCTCTATCCCTTCCTGATCGAGGGAACGAACTTCGAGGGCCTGTTCACCAACCTCGACACCGTGCGCGAGGTGGGCCTCGAGTACGACATCAAGACCGCCATGTACCTGCAGAGCGTCGGAATTCCGGGCGCCTACCGGCGCACCAATCCCACCGAGATCACCTACGAGGCGAACCTCGCCATGGCGTACGGGTACAAGCAACTGTCCTACTTCACCTGGTGGACGCCGACCGACCGAGGAGAGCCGTTCACCGACGCGATCATGACCGCGGACGGGCAGCCGACCGACCTGTATGCGCCGGTCCAGGAGCTGAACGCGCAGATCCATGCCCTCGGCCCGACACTGATGCGGTTGGACGCCCTGGAGGTGTACCTGGCGGGGAACACCCACGGCCAGCGGCCCGTGCCGGAGGACTTCTTCGTCCAGCCACAGAGCGAGGGTGACATGGTGCTCTCGCACATGGTCGACCGCACGAACGGCGACGACTACCTCTTCGTGGTCAACAACAGCTTCACCGAGAGCCACGCGGCGGAACTCGCATTCACGGACCCGCAGACGCGACTGCAGGAGGTGAGCAGGATCGACGGCTCGCTGGGCGCGAGGGTCACCCTCGCTCCCGATGCCGATGCTCCGGCCGTGCTGGAGCGTGACCTGCAGCCCGGGGAAGGGGTGCTCTTCCGGATCGCCAGTGACGACCCCGTCGATCCGGTCGACCCCACCGATCCGCCGACCGAGGAGCCCACTGATCCCCCGGCCGAGGACCCGACCGCCGTGCCCACCGACCCGCCGGGCGAGGAGGACACCCCCGGCGGCGTCGCGGGCGACGGGCCGAACGGCGAGCTGCCGGCCACGGGTGCTGACGATTCGTGGAGCCTGGTCGCTCTTGCCGCGATGGTCATGGCCGGTGGCGTGCTGCTGGTCCGCCGGGAGCAGGTTTTCCGCCGAGCCGGGTGA
- a CDS encoding MurR/RpiR family transcriptional regulator codes for MGLPRDSGDDASAFPADFGLRARLQAARPRLTRGMASLATLLLENPELPINLSSAGLAARAGVSPPTLSRFCKVLGYGGYLQLRVGAAADVGRSVAQDGLAGEPGAMVHPDMDDHELLRTFLSTHVQALQASADLTDLHQVREAARLIAESSRVDVYGVGGSGSVAGGLVERLYQVGINARGWSDLHMGVMSAACLENSDVAVGVSNSGATSETIEMLTMARDAGAATIAITSDHRSPLAELADLLIRTAPPDDYRDLGQLTASHTQVFAADLLYLLVSWHDQERSQELAGRARDAVTRLGGKPAPGGPAARHRP; via the coding sequence ATGGGGCTTCCAAGGGATTCGGGTGACGACGCTTCGGCCTTTCCGGCCGATTTCGGACTACGAGCACGTCTGCAGGCCGCCAGACCGCGCCTGACCCGCGGCATGGCCAGCCTCGCCACATTACTGCTCGAGAACCCGGAGCTACCGATCAATCTTTCCAGTGCGGGCCTGGCCGCGCGCGCCGGGGTCTCGCCACCCACCTTGAGCCGGTTCTGCAAGGTCCTCGGCTACGGTGGCTACCTGCAACTGCGGGTCGGAGCCGCGGCCGACGTCGGGCGTTCGGTCGCACAGGACGGGCTCGCCGGCGAGCCCGGCGCGATGGTCCATCCGGATATGGATGATCACGAGCTCCTACGGACGTTCCTGTCGACACACGTCCAGGCACTACAGGCCTCGGCGGACCTCACCGATCTGCACCAGGTTCGCGAGGCCGCGCGGCTGATCGCCGAGAGCTCGCGGGTAGATGTCTACGGAGTCGGCGGGTCAGGGTCGGTGGCCGGCGGGCTCGTGGAGCGCCTCTACCAGGTCGGCATCAACGCCCGCGGATGGTCGGACCTTCACATGGGCGTGATGAGCGCCGCCTGCCTGGAGAACTCGGATGTGGCCGTCGGGGTCTCCAACTCGGGCGCGACGTCGGAGACGATCGAGATGCTCACCATGGCTCGCGACGCCGGTGCGGCGACGATCGCGATCACCAGCGATCACCGCTCGCCCCTGGCTGAACTGGCCGATCTGCTCATCCGCACCGCACCACCGGACGACTACCGGGACCTGGGGCAGTTGACCGCATCCCACACTCAGGTCTTCGCCGCCGACCTGCTGTACCTCCTCGTCTCCTGGCATGACCAGGAACGCTCGCAGGAGCTCGCCGGCCGGGCTCGCGACGCAGTCACCCGGCTCGGCGGAAAACCTGCTCCCGGCGGACCAGCAGCACGCCACCGGCCATGA